The proteins below are encoded in one region of Halalkalicoccus jeotgali B3:
- a CDS encoding PPC domain-containing DNA-binding protein — MHYREVRTKREFVARMETGADWREELETLAEEAEIDAGFFYALGAVQDAEIHFYDQREKAYDAVTFEEPLEVAACMGNISWLDAERFAHTHAVLSRPSGQAIAGHLDSGTVFAGECYMREFEDDLVREPDMTTGLDLWL; from the coding sequence ATGCACTACCGCGAGGTCCGCACGAAACGGGAGTTCGTCGCCCGGATGGAGACCGGTGCCGACTGGCGCGAGGAGCTAGAGACCCTCGCCGAGGAGGCGGAGATCGACGCGGGCTTTTTCTACGCGCTCGGGGCGGTCCAGGACGCTGAGATCCACTTCTACGACCAGCGCGAGAAGGCCTACGACGCCGTGACGTTCGAGGAGCCCCTCGAAGTCGCCGCCTGTATGGGTAACATCTCCTGGCTCGACGCCGAGCGCTTCGCACACACCCACGCGGTGCTCTCGCGTCCCAGCGGGCAGGCGATTGCGGGCCATCTCGACTCCGGGACCGTCTTCGCCGGCGAGTGTTACATGCGCGAGTTCGAGGACGACCTCGTCCGCGAGCCCGACATGACCACCGGCTTGGACCTCTGGCTGTAG
- a CDS encoding DUF7556 family protein: MSTKATPASAVDGETEVLTSIDDADGEDRVIIADITADGAWLSMPLSDAASLPDCR; encoded by the coding sequence ATGTCCACGAAAGCGACCCCTGCGTCCGCTGTGGATGGCGAGACCGAGGTTCTGACCTCGATAGACGACGCCGACGGCGAGGACCGCGTTATCATCGCCGACATCACCGCCGACGGGGCGTGGCTCTCCATGCCACTTAGTGACGCGGCGTCGCTTCCGGACTGCCGATAG
- a CDS encoding CBS domain-containing protein, whose protein sequence is MKVTDAMTPRSALVTVELPGSRDDALEYLQEREFSSVPVIKNENGTETFRGLVSREGLIENPDEDQLALLLEEVPTTTEETSIEELAGLMLRKSARRVPVVDGRLEGIVTITDVIRAIANGEVAGDAEIGDLAARHINSVYAGTPLPVAERELHYADEPYAIVLDEEADTCGILTAVDVIEVAKVVEGEERTGDSMASDDDDWKWESIKAVGSRYLPTRNVEIPTAPVEEFMTEDVVTVTKQRTAQEAAQLMIRHDIEQLPMMAGDELVGIVQDTHLLEALDER, encoded by the coding sequence ATGAAGGTCACAGACGCGATGACGCCGCGCTCGGCGCTTGTGACCGTTGAGCTGCCGGGCTCGCGCGACGATGCGCTCGAATACCTCCAGGAGCGCGAGTTCTCCTCGGTGCCGGTCATCAAAAACGAGAACGGCACCGAGACGTTCCGCGGGCTGGTCTCCCGGGAGGGGCTGATCGAGAACCCCGACGAGGACCAACTCGCGTTGCTGTTGGAGGAGGTGCCGACGACGACCGAGGAGACCTCGATCGAGGAGCTCGCGGGGCTGATGCTCAGAAAGAGCGCACGGCGCGTCCCGGTCGTCGACGGGCGCTTGGAGGGGATCGTGACGATCACCGACGTGATCCGAGCGATCGCGAACGGCGAGGTCGCCGGCGACGCCGAGATCGGCGACCTGGCGGCCCGTCACATCAACAGCGTCTACGCTGGGACGCCGCTGCCGGTCGCCGAACGCGAGCTACATTACGCCGACGAGCCCTATGCGATCGTCCTCGACGAGGAGGCCGATACCTGTGGGATCCTCACCGCGGTCGACGTCATCGAGGTCGCCAAGGTCGTCGAGGGCGAGGAACGCACCGGCGACAGCATGGCCAGCGACGACGACGACTGGAAATGGGAGAGCATCAAGGCCGTCGGCAGCAGGTACCTGCCGACGCGAAACGTCGAGATCCCGACCGCGCCGGTCGAGGAGTTCATGACCGAGGACGTGGTCACGGTGACCAAACAGCGAACGGCCCAAGAGGCCGCCCAGCTCATGATCCGCCACGACATCGAGCAGCTCCCCATGATGGCCGGCGACGAACTCGTGGGCATCGTCCAGGACACCCACCTGCTGGAGGCGCTCGATGAGCGATAG